Proteins encoded in a region of the Clostridium beijerinckii genome:
- a CDS encoding DNA-directed RNA polymerase subunit alpha C-terminal domain-containing protein, whose product MECYIDNKPINILSMSNRTFNTLQRIGIHTVKELYELDPTTIVTLPNIGKVTINEIEKVKQKLNEGRIIPGDSYEANLLEKSKKTEKLQNEIFYNSQGILCFDISIERLKPFVRGYNCLKKAGFNYISQIIGMDTEELCKIKNMGKKTAQDIISEVNNIEFKIVDEDEFEKGDIYSKIHEKMSNQDKTILNLCMKKANAIFDVRFNEQNSLAKEFQLIISKTLELDNKGNMNDMLNKMVFDDNFKLFNNILIRSIMEKVKSFEYGCSRKILNSIYGEVFDEKNINKIISKLLEENELISTENGIEFFYPSIKEYIENMPEGRDRYVLESRSKGDTFEEIGKILEISRERVRQIQNKVFQGIDHIYEDRYKQVFLDYKFDKELFCYGFNQNELCYIYLETKYKREKSKYKQIEKLENDESYPFEFHRAGEKIVHRNELNIDGNYILKERTEIANFVAKTYCRDKTKFTDFVELYNIFLEINGLKLEDKLQIVAGTYENKFAKWKNILWNNHSSFRYYEFEKYDFNELLKAIDFYQYKDVEISTLKFFKEHLDVMKDYDIRDEYELHNLLKKVVDIGNIDVSFSRMPHIVFGKADTSKQVYDLLLQCASDRKISIDDFAEKYEEEYGVKVPSVKANYLEPIDKYLHDGLYEIRVKPLEDEAYKKLKLILNEDYYTINKLKAIFKNVHSNNNDINAYTIKQLGFNIYKDYVISTRYKSAVEYFRRLLSVDIFKLDNLETSIIYNGTFNAELYRKRENYDIIEYAPGSYISFNRLKTANIEKKDIVEFIDAVYNFVPTNEYFSIKSILNDGFDNKLFDLGFDNWFYASLITEDKKRFSYGKFGLTKVFILGNKEITFSKFIEDLVIESSSMELEDIINLLMDKYGCYIKRDKLIELIKSTSLYYNKIIEKVYIDYEIYLEEI is encoded by the coding sequence ATGGAATGTTATATAGACAATAAACCAATTAATATACTTTCAATGTCAAATCGTACTTTTAATACATTACAAAGAATAGGAATTCATACAGTAAAGGAACTTTATGAACTTGATCCAACAACTATTGTTACTTTACCTAACATAGGCAAAGTAACAATAAATGAAATAGAGAAAGTTAAACAGAAATTGAATGAAGGAAGGATTATTCCTGGAGATTCATACGAAGCAAATTTACTAGAAAAGTCTAAGAAGACAGAAAAATTGCAAAATGAAATATTTTACAATTCCCAAGGTATTCTTTGTTTTGATATATCAATAGAAAGATTAAAACCATTTGTACGTGGTTACAATTGCTTAAAAAAGGCTGGTTTTAATTATATATCTCAAATTATTGGAATGGATACTGAAGAGTTATGCAAAATAAAAAATATGGGAAAAAAAACTGCACAAGATATAATTTCTGAAGTAAATAATATTGAATTTAAAATAGTTGATGAGGATGAATTTGAAAAAGGTGACATATACTCAAAGATCCATGAAAAGATGAGTAATCAAGACAAAACAATATTAAATTTATGTATGAAAAAAGCTAATGCTATTTTTGATGTTAGATTTAATGAACAAAATTCATTAGCAAAGGAATTTCAGTTGATTATTTCTAAAACATTAGAATTAGATAATAAAGGAAATATGAATGATATGTTAAATAAAATGGTTTTTGATGATAATTTCAAGTTGTTTAACAACATTCTTATACGTTCAATAATGGAAAAGGTAAAATCTTTTGAATATGGTTGCTCACGAAAAATATTAAATTCGATATATGGTGAAGTTTTTGATGAAAAAAATATCAATAAGATAATCAGTAAGCTTTTAGAAGAAAATGAATTAATATCTACAGAAAATGGTATAGAGTTTTTTTATCCTAGTATTAAAGAATATATTGAAAATATGCCTGAAGGAAGAGATAGGTATGTTTTAGAATCCAGGAGTAAAGGGGATACCTTTGAAGAAATAGGTAAAATATTAGAAATAAGTCGCGAAAGAGTTCGGCAAATTCAAAACAAAGTTTTTCAAGGAATTGACCATATTTATGAAGATCGTTATAAGCAGGTATTTCTTGATTATAAATTTGATAAAGAACTATTTTGTTATGGTTTTAATCAAAATGAATTATGTTATATTTATTTAGAAACTAAGTATAAAAGAGAAAAATCAAAATATAAGCAAATAGAAAAACTTGAAAATGATGAATCATATCCTTTTGAATTTCATCGTGCAGGAGAAAAAATTGTACATAGAAATGAATTAAATATAGATGGAAATTATATATTAAAAGAACGTACAGAAATTGCAAATTTTGTTGCGAAGACATATTGTAGAGACAAAACTAAATTTACAGATTTTGTTGAATTGTATAACATTTTTTTAGAAATCAATGGATTGAAGTTGGAAGATAAATTACAAATTGTAGCAGGAACTTATGAAAATAAATTTGCAAAATGGAAAAATATTTTATGGAATAATCATTCATCTTTTAGATATTATGAATTTGAAAAATATGATTTTAATGAGCTACTAAAAGCTATAGATTTTTATCAATATAAAGATGTAGAAATTTCAACTTTAAAATTTTTTAAAGAACATTTAGATGTTATGAAAGACTATGATATAAGAGATGAATATGAACTGCATAATTTGCTAAAAAAGGTTGTAGATATAGGTAATATCGATGTTTCATTTTCAAGGATGCCACATATAGTATTTGGTAAGGCTGATACAAGTAAACAGGTATATGATTTATTATTACAATGTGCATCAGATAGAAAAATATCAATAGATGATTTTGCTGAAAAATATGAAGAGGAGTATGGAGTTAAAGTACCATCTGTTAAAGCAAATTATTTAGAACCTATTGATAAATATTTGCATGATGGATTGTATGAAATAAGAGTTAAACCACTTGAAGACGAAGCGTATAAAAAACTTAAATTAATTTTAAATGAAGATTATTATACTATAAATAAACTTAAAGCAATTTTTAAAAATGTACATTCAAATAATAATGATATAAATGCTTATACAATAAAGCAACTTGGATTTAATATATACAAAGATTATGTAATTAGTACTAGATATAAAAGTGCAGTGGAATATTTTAGAAGGTTGCTATCTGTTGATATATTTAAACTTGATAATTTAGAAACTTCGATTATATATAATGGAACTTTCAATGCTGAACTTTATAGAAAAAGAGAAAACTATGACATTATAGAGTATGCTCCTGGAAGTTATATATCATTTAATAGGCTTAAAACAGCCAATATTGAAAAGAAAGATATAGTTGAGTTTATAGATGCTGTATATAATTTTGTACCTACTAATGAATATTTTTCGATTAAATCAATTTTGAATGACGGATTTGATAATAAACTTTTTGATTTAGGGTTTGATAATTGGTTTTATGCTTCATTAATTACTGAAGATAAAAAAAGATTTAGTTATGGTAAATTTGGATTAACAAAAGTATTTATTCTTGGAAATAAAGAGATAACATTTTCAAAGTTTATAGAAGATTTAGTTATAGAAAGTAGTAGTATGGAATTGGAGGATATTATCAATCTATTAATGGATAAGTATGGCTGTTATATAAAGCGTGATAAATTAATAGAACTAATTAAAAGTACAAGCCTTTATTATAATAAAATAATAGAGAAGGTATATATAGATTATGAAATTTATT